In one window of Reinekea forsetii DNA:
- the bioB gene encoding biotin synthase BioB: protein MSASLAPEFRYDWTTAEVVKLFELPFNDLMFQAATLHRAHFNPNEVQISTLLSIKTGACPEDCKYCPQSGHYNTGLAKEKLIAVEKVIQQAKAAKAAGASRFCMGAAYRSPSEKDFPVILDMVKSVKELGLETCMTLGMLEGKQAEALAGAGLDYYNHNLDTSPEYYGEIITTRSYSERLETLQNVRSSGMKICSGGILGMGEGLSDRAGLFIQLSNLNPHPESVPVNMLVKVEGTPMAEVEDLDPIEFLRAIAVARILMPASHVRLSAGREQMSEEMQAMAFFAGANSIFYGETLLTTANPEANLDKALFVKLGIVPEQRNMGAQDAVEQFDPATCPKRNNARFYDATLV from the coding sequence ATGTCTGCCTCCCTTGCCCCCGAATTCCGTTATGACTGGACAACTGCCGAAGTTGTTAAGCTGTTTGAATTGCCCTTTAACGATCTAATGTTTCAGGCGGCCACCTTACATCGCGCCCATTTCAATCCCAATGAAGTTCAAATCAGCACCCTACTCTCGATCAAGACCGGAGCTTGCCCTGAAGATTGCAAATATTGTCCGCAGTCGGGTCACTACAATACCGGTCTGGCGAAAGAAAAATTGATCGCGGTGGAGAAGGTGATTCAGCAGGCCAAGGCCGCCAAGGCCGCCGGCGCGAGCCGCTTTTGTATGGGCGCGGCCTACCGCTCACCGAGCGAGAAGGATTTTCCTGTTATTCTCGATATGGTCAAGAGCGTCAAGGAGCTCGGTCTGGAAACCTGCATGACCCTAGGCATGCTCGAAGGCAAGCAGGCCGAGGCATTAGCCGGTGCCGGTCTCGATTATTACAACCACAATCTCGATACTTCGCCGGAATACTATGGCGAAATCATCACTACTCGGAGTTATTCCGAACGCCTAGAGACCCTGCAGAATGTGCGTTCTTCGGGCATGAAGATCTGTTCTGGTGGCATCCTGGGCATGGGCGAGGGCCTGTCCGATCGCGCCGGGCTGTTTATTCAGTTGTCGAATCTCAATCCGCACCCTGAGAGTGTGCCAGTCAATATGCTGGTTAAGGTCGAAGGCACCCCGATGGCAGAGGTTGAAGATCTCGACCCGATTGAGTTCTTACGAGCCATAGCCGTTGCGCGCATCTTGATGCCAGCGTCACACGTTCGCCTCTCAGCCGGACGCGAACAGATGAGCGAAGAAATGCAGGCGATGGCGTTTTTCGCCGGAGCCAACTCGATCTTTTATGGCGAAACCTTACTGACTACGGCCAACCCCGAAGCGAATCTTGATAAGGCCCTGTTCGTTAAGCTGGGTATCGTCCCTGAACAGCGTAATATGGGCGCACAAGACGCGGTTGAACAGTTCGACCCGGCGACCTGTCCAAAACGCAACAACGCCCGCTTTTACGACGCCACGCTGGTCTGA